A segment of the Longimicrobiaceae bacterium genome:
TGAACCATCTGGGCGCGCTCGCGTGCGTACTCCCTCCCGACCGACACCGAGTCGTGCGGAGGGTTCGGCTGGCACGCGGAGAGAGCGCCGAGCAGGAGCAGCAGGAGGACGGGGCCGAGAGTCATGAGCGCTCCGGGAACAGCAGGGGAAAAGCTACAACGCATGCCCGCCCGCAACCTGCAGCACCTGCCCCGTGATCCAGCGCGCCTGATCCGAAGCAAGGAAGACGATTGCGTCGGCGACGTCCTCGGGTGTACCCACGCGCCGCAGGGGGATCCACGGCAAAACCTGCTCCTCCAGCTCGGGAGTGATCCAGCCGGTCTGCACCGGCCCGGGTGCCACGGCATTGACCGTGATCCCCAGCGGACCCAGTTCCACGGCGGTGCTGCGGGTGAACGCTTCCAGAGCGGCCTTGCTGGCTCCGTAGGCGATCTGGGTCGCGAATGCGCGCGCCGCATCCGTGCTGAGGTGGATGATTCGCCCTCGTGTCCCTCCACGCCGCTGGTGCCGACGGGCGTACTCGTGGGTGAGCAGCACCGGGGCGCGGGTGTTCACCGCGAAGTGGCGGTCGAGGGTTCCGGCCGTGATTTGAAGGATGGTGTCTGGACTCTCACAGTGGGCCGCGTTGTTGACCAGCACCTCCACGGGGCCGGCCTGCGCCTCGGCTGCATCGAAGAGGTGAACAGCCGCAGCCGGGTCCGAGAGATCCGCGGCGACGGGCACCGCGCGTCCACCGGAGGCGACGATCTCCCGGGCGAGCGCCTCCGCTGCGGGAGCGCCTGGCACCTCGTGCTCGATACGGATGGAAGCATCGGCGAGGGGCGGCTGCCGATCCAGGTAATGCAGCACGAGGGTGGCGCCCTGGGCCGCGAATGCGCGCGCCGTGGCGGCACCAATTCCGGAGTTTGCGCCGGTGACGAGCACAACGCGGCCAATCAGGCCGGGATCGATCATGCGGCTCGGGGTTCGGGAGATCAGCTACCTGGCGCCCCAAAGCTCAGGTGTGTGCGGCCGAGCCGCAACTTCAGGAGGCGGTGCCTGGCGGCCTAGTCACCAGGCGTGGAAGCATCGCCGGCTGCATGTCGCCTGCAGGGATACACGACTGCAGCCGGTCCCTCTTGCCCGGGCGCTTAGGCGCGGAGGACGGGCGCGATTTGCCTTTTGTGCGCTGCCACGAAGTGAAGTGTTCGGAGCAACGGCTTCTGTTCATCGACCATATTCGACAGAATACTCACGGGCGCGAGCTCGGAGAAGATCTCCTGCAGGAGCTCCCCAACAAGGACCAAGCGACCGCCACCCAGACTCGTGCGACCGCCGACCTTTGCTGCGAAGAGCAGTACGGCAACGGGTTCGATCTCCGCAGGGATGCTTAGGCCGGAGAAGAGGGACGGTATGAAGTGGCGGCCCAGCTCGAACTTCTTGGCGAACCGAGTCTCGCGCTTGTGCCACGCCTGAGCATCAAGCGACGTCTCGATATGCAGGAGATGCCGCTTGTCGGGATGAAAAGCGACGATGTCGAGTTCACCCTCGTAGCCCCCTTTGGCACGACGGCCCACCTTTACGTTCCGCCGCAGGAAGTACCCCTGGTACTCGTACCATTCGGCGACTAATTGCTCCAAGTGATTGGCGGCCATGGGAATCCTCTGAAGGGTTCTGCGCCTAGCGACTCTCGGGTTCAGCGGTGCAGGGAAGACCATTGCCGGAGGCAGGCATGCCGGACCCTGCATCCCCTGGAACCCGGGGTTAGGTGGCGAATTCAGAAGACAACGGCTTCTAGTTCAGAGTAGACTCTGGTCCCAGGCTGAACGAGCGGTGCTAGAGTAGCACGCGCGAATTCCACCGCGTTGTTGCCGCATGCAGTCAGCTGCAATCGCCTCTTCACCTCGTTGTATAGTGGACCGCTGATTGCCTTCACGTCGTCCGCCGGCTTCCCTGCGGCAGTAAGCGTCGCGAGAAGACGGTTCTTCTCGGCAATTATTGCCGGTGCCTCTGATGGCATTCCCGCTCTCGCTGCGAGGGCCGATACGATTTCGTCATCCCACAGGTAGCTCTCTAAGTCCCGGCGTCCGAGAACTTTGGTGCCCGACTTCGCGAGCTCGCCCACTTCAACCGCGCTGCGATCGTCGCGGTCGAACAGCTTCCACGTCGTAATAGATGGGAGCATTTGCGATAGCACAGCACTGAGCAGGAGGGCATCCTTGTCGATTTCCGTGGTTCCCCCGAGAGGGACGAACTCTGTATCGGGATGGCGGGCACCGAAAATGGTCCGGTAGACTGCCGCATCAAAAGTCGGTGTGCGCCTGGGTGAGCCAATCTCCCGGCGCCCTTCGCAAAACACGATTTCCTGTGGAGCTATCAGGTCGGAAAGGTCATCCAGAGCGACCGCGAACATGCTCTTCCAGAAGGCGCGGTCGATCACGGCAGGCCGCATGGTGACCGACGCGTCGAAATCATGACCGCCAAAGTCCAGAAAGACAACGTCGCTCGGATTCGACCTGTGCAGGTCCATTGCTCGACGGGTCATTCCGATCGAATGAGTAGACAGCCAGAGTTGGCAGTTTGGCGGAAGCTGATCGAGAAGCTCATCGAGCAATCGCCCCTGCAACTTCGTATGCATATGGAGTTCTGGCTCGTCGATGCAAAAGATGGAGTTATCGAAGGACTCTGACTTTATGATGAAGTCGAGAAGCAGGT
Coding sequences within it:
- a CDS encoding AAA family ATPase: MKLSEARIRDFKRFSDLTITGIPAEARLVVLVGPNGAGKTSLFEAFNYWMIRVRQDYHFDPLYHAKVGAQPTRDWSEMLQRIQLSFHDFPTDPRADAAQARKTFYFRSAYRHEPDFTLSQLNRADDVLMDSRRPNTLISGEARVSDNYQRIVSASIEALFDPAEKTTTAGEITQRLIGRVRDAMVRVFETLQLEGPGRPMQDGTFFFTKGVSRGYHYKNLSGGEKAAFDLLLDFIIKSESFDNSIFCIDEPELHMHTKLQGRLLDELLDQLPPNCQLWLSTHSIGMTRRAMDLHRSNPSDVVFLDFGGHDFDASVTMRPAVIDRAFWKSMFAVALDDLSDLIAPQEIVFCEGRREIGSPRRTPTFDAAVYRTIFGARHPDTEFVPLGGTTEIDKDALLLSAVLSQMLPSITTWKLFDRDDRSAVEVGELAKSGTKVLGRRDLESYLWDDEIVSALAARAGMPSEAPAIIAEKNRLLATLTAAGKPADDVKAISGPLYNEVKRRLQLTACGNNAVEFARATLAPLVQPGTRVYSELEAVVF
- a CDS encoding SDR family oxidoreductase; protein product: MIDPGLIGRVVLVTGANSGIGAATARAFAAQGATLVLHYLDRQPPLADASIRIEHEVPGAPAAEALAREIVASGGRAVPVAADLSDPAAAVHLFDAAEAQAGPVEVLVNNAAHCESPDTILQITAGTLDRHFAVNTRAPVLLTHEYARRHQRRGGTRGRIIHLSTDAARAFATQIAYGASKAALEAFTRSTAVELGPLGITVNAVAPGPVQTGWITPELEEQVLPWIPLRRVGTPEDVADAIVFLASDQARWITGQVLQVAGGHAL